A window from Peromyscus eremicus chromosome 5, PerEre_H2_v1, whole genome shotgun sequence encodes these proteins:
- the Rbm24 gene encoding RNA-binding protein 24 has translation MHTTQKDTTYTKIFVGGLPYHTTDASLRKYFEVFGDIEEAVVITDRQTGKSRGYGFVTMADRAAAERACKDPNPIIDGRKANVNLAYLGAKPRIMQPGFAFGVQQLHPALIQRPFGIPAHYVYPQAFVQPGVVIPHVQPTAAAASTTPYIDYTGAAYAQYSAAAAAAAAAAAYDQYPYAASPAAAGYVTTGGYSYAVQQPITAAAPGTAAAAAAAAAAAAAFGQYQPQQLQTDRMQ, from the exons ATGCACACGACCCAGAAGGACACGACGTACACCAAGATCTTCGTGGGAGGGCTGCCCTACCACACCACCGACGCCAGCCTGCGCAAGTACTTCGAGGTCTTCGGAGACATCGAGGAGGCGGTGGTCATCACCGACCGGCAGACTGGCAAGTCCCGGGGCTACGGATTT GTCACCATGGCTGACCGGGCTGCTGCCGAAAGGGCCTGCAAGGATCCCAACCCCATCATTGATGGTAGGAAGGCCAACGTGAATCTGGCATACTTGGGAGCAAAACCAAGAATCATGCAGCCAG GTTTTGCCTTTGGCGTTCAACAGCTTCACCCAGCCCTTATACAAAGACCTTTCGG GATCCCTGCCCACTACGTCTACCCGCAGGCTTTTGTGCAGCCTGGAGTGGTTATTCCCCACGTCCAGCCCACAGCAGCTGCGGCTTCCACCACGCCGTACATTGATTACACTGGAGCTGCCTACGCACAATACTCGGCAGCGGCAGCTGCAGCCGCAGCAGCTGCTGCCTATGACCAGTACCCCTATGCAGCATCCCCAGCGGCTGCAGGCTACGTGACCACTGGGGGCTACAGCTACGCTGTCCAGCAGCCGATCACTGCCGCTGCACCTGGGACAGCTGCAGCCGcggctgcagcagctgcagccgCAGCAGCCTTTGGCCAGTACCAGCCTCAACAGCTGCAGACAGACCGAATGCAGTAA